Proteins co-encoded in one Gehongia tenuis genomic window:
- a CDS encoding chorismate mutase produces MNVSALWGSVGVERNIPEDIWYAAGLLVSELLEKNALTGTDVVSVQFTATMDLDAAYPGEALRELGLTKIPVLSAQQMEIPGGEKQMLRVLIHVCGEARAPFLRLPRVSAPNQTLEGWE; encoded by the coding sequence ATGAACGTATCCGCCCTTTGGGGATCGGTGGGCGTGGAAAGAAACATCCCGGAGGATATCTGGTATGCCGCTGGCCTGTTGGTCAGCGAGCTTTTGGAAAAAAATGCTTTGACGGGGACGGATGTGGTGAGCGTGCAGTTTACTGCTACCATGGACCTCGATGCTGCTTATCCAGGCGAGGCTTTGCGGGAGCTGGGACTCACCAAAATTCCCGTGCTGTCGGCCCAGCAAATGGAAATCCCCGGCGGAGAAAAGCAGATGCTGCGGGTGCTCATCCATGTTTGCGGCGAAGCCCGCGCTCCCTTTCTTCGGCTGCCCAGGGTCTCGGCACCCAATCAAACTTTGGAGGGATGGGAATGA
- the cmk gene encoding (d)CMP kinase: MMAENIAVALDGPGGSGKSTIAKMLAKRLGSIYLDTGAMYRTFALKVLRSGLNKSDRSGILKILDETKVDVAFENGEQRMLLDGEDVTGLIREPDVTEWASFVASIPEVRLKLVELQREVSKRVSIVMDGRDIGTYVLPHAQYKFFLTASPEVRAKRRYDESLAKGMTVSYSEIYEALAARDAQDSGRDFAPLRQAEDAILIDTGMLTPGEVMETILRHMNR; encoded by the coding sequence ATGATGGCTGAAAATATTGCAGTCGCGCTGGACGGTCCAGGAGGATCAGGGAAATCCACCATCGCGAAGATGCTGGCTAAGCGCCTTGGCAGCATCTATCTGGATACGGGGGCGATGTACCGCACCTTTGCGCTCAAAGTGCTCCGCTCCGGCCTGAACAAGTCGGACCGCTCGGGTATTTTGAAGATACTTGATGAAACAAAGGTCGATGTGGCCTTTGAAAACGGGGAGCAGCGGATGCTGCTTGACGGAGAGGATGTCACCGGGCTCATCCGGGAACCGGACGTAACGGAATGGGCGTCCTTCGTGGCTTCCATTCCCGAAGTCCGCTTGAAGCTGGTGGAGCTCCAGCGCGAGGTGTCCAAGCGGGTCAGCATCGTCATGGACGGCCGGGATATCGGTACCTATGTGCTGCCCCACGCGCAGTACAAATTCTTTTTGACCGCCTCCCCGGAGGTGCGGGCAAAGCGGCGGTATGACGAATCTCTGGCCAAGGGGATGACGGTAAGTTACAGCGAGATCTATGAAGCGCTGGCAGCCCGGGACGCGCAGGACAGCGGCCGGGATTTTGCGCCCCTCAGGCAGGCCGAGGATGCCATCTTGATTGATACCGGCATGCTTACGCCCGGCGAAGTGATGGAAACCATTCTTCGCCACATGAACCGCTGA
- a CDS encoding lysophospholipid acyltransferase family protein yields MYKLAQILLWPFFHLFFLLRQTGKEHLPKKGKVIVICNHISVLDPITLGVTLPRPIHFMAKIELFKNPLIAKLLRSLNAFPVDRSRGDVASIKKAISILSEEKVFGIFPEGTRGAGAMKEGAAMIALKSEAPVVPVYIEGRYKLFRPMKVWVGEAIQPPPLEGRLKEQVDAFAPVIAHAVEKLEKNSGKIL; encoded by the coding sequence ATGTATAAATTAGCGCAGATCCTGCTATGGCCCTTTTTCCATTTGTTCTTTCTGCTCAGGCAGACGGGCAAAGAGCATCTGCCCAAAAAAGGCAAAGTCATTGTGATCTGCAACCATATCAGCGTGCTTGATCCCATCACGCTGGGCGTCACACTGCCCCGGCCCATCCACTTCATGGCCAAGATCGAGCTGTTTAAGAATCCCTTGATCGCAAAGCTGCTGAGATCGCTCAACGCTTTTCCTGTAGACCGTTCCCGGGGCGATGTGGCTTCCATCAAGAAGGCGATCTCCATTTTGTCCGAGGAGAAGGTCTTTGGTATCTTTCCCGAAGGTACCCGAGGCGCCGGCGCCATGAAGGAGGGCGCGGCCATGATCGCTTTAAAGAGCGAAGCTCCGGTGGTGCCCGTCTACATTGAGGGCCGCTACAAGCTCTTCCGGCCCATGAAGGTATGGGTGGGGGAGGCCATACAGCCGCCGCCTCTTGAGGGCCGTTTAAAGGAGCAGGTGGACGCTTTTGCGCCGGTCATTGCCCATGCAGTGGAAAAGTTAGAAAAAAACTCCGGTAAAATCCTATGA
- a CDS encoding bifunctional 4-hydroxy-3-methylbut-2-enyl diphosphate reductase/30S ribosomal protein S1 — MDIRVAQHAGFCFGVKRATQTVFDLLASGEEKVFTLGPLIHNASAVKTLEEKGVGVLQSLDEWTEGRVVIRSHGVGPEVYQKAEAMGIPLIDATCPDVKRIHRTVAEKYAEGYPIIILGKPDHPEVIGTNGWCGNTAVIISDASQLDGLALPDKACVVAQTTLMRQKWDAIIEPLKERISNLYIVDTICPTTTQRQCEAQALAENMDAMLVIGGKNSANTASLFQVCQKHCSQVYLIEGVSDIPWTALKNLQKIGIVAGASTPDWIIKEVYSKMSEQEKMGQLNEEEVKVQNAEPETVSEAAAAPEAAPETEEAAEKAKQDADASFMEDVEKTMVTIKNGQLIKGVVVQVTDDEVCVNIGYKSDGFIPRNELSVDNDVVPSEMVKVGDEIEVEILKVNDGEGNVLLSKKNVDQRKNWNELVTLFESETEVEGIGKEVVKGGLIANVMGIRAFIPASHLNTRYVEKIESYVGQPLRLRIIELDRNKRRVVASQKLVLLAEAEKKKKELWDKLVVGEKVKGIVRRLTDFGAFVDIGGLDGLIHIGDLSWGRVRHPSDVIHIGDEVEVLILALDTERERISLGYKQTLPKPWETAESKYIVGSVVEGKVVRIVTFGAFVELEPGLDGLVHISQIARERINKVEDVLQVGQMVSVKILDVDAQNKRISLSIKETLPEAPVSEAEAAPEEESHQEYYHQDEVHTVTIGDMIQQKMQEAAADENEN, encoded by the coding sequence TTGGACATTCGTGTAGCACAGCACGCCGGCTTCTGTTTTGGAGTCAAACGTGCAACCCAGACGGTCTTTGACCTTCTCGCCTCGGGCGAAGAAAAAGTATTTACTTTGGGGCCGCTCATCCATAACGCCAGTGCCGTCAAGACGCTGGAGGAAAAGGGTGTAGGGGTTCTTCAGTCGTTGGACGAGTGGACGGAAGGCCGCGTCGTCATCCGTTCCCATGGCGTGGGACCGGAAGTTTATCAGAAGGCGGAAGCCATGGGCATTCCGCTTATCGATGCCACGTGTCCGGATGTGAAACGCATTCACCGGACGGTGGCTGAAAAGTATGCCGAAGGGTATCCCATCATCATTCTCGGTAAACCCGATCATCCAGAGGTCATCGGCACCAATGGATGGTGCGGCAACACCGCTGTCATTATCTCTGACGCGTCCCAACTGGATGGTTTAGCGTTGCCGGATAAAGCCTGTGTGGTTGCACAGACCACCTTAATGCGGCAAAAATGGGATGCGATCATCGAACCCCTCAAAGAGCGTATTTCGAATTTATATATTGTGGACACCATCTGTCCCACCACGACGCAGCGCCAGTGTGAAGCGCAGGCGCTTGCGGAAAATATGGATGCTATGCTGGTGATCGGCGGCAAAAACAGCGCCAATACCGCCAGCTTGTTTCAGGTTTGCCAAAAACACTGTTCGCAGGTTTATCTCATCGAAGGTGTTTCGGACATTCCCTGGACGGCACTCAAAAATTTGCAGAAGATCGGTATCGTAGCGGGCGCTTCGACACCTGATTGGATAATTAAGGAGGTTTATTCAAAGATGAGTGAGCAGGAAAAAATGGGCCAACTGAACGAGGAGGAGGTCAAAGTTCAAAACGCTGAGCCGGAAACGGTCAGTGAAGCCGCGGCGGCTCCCGAAGCTGCACCCGAGACTGAAGAGGCGGCTGAAAAAGCCAAGCAGGACGCCGATGCCAGCTTCATGGAAGATGTAGAAAAGACCATGGTGACCATCAAAAACGGCCAGCTGATCAAGGGCGTGGTTGTGCAGGTGACCGATGATGAGGTCTGTGTGAATATTGGCTACAAGTCCGACGGTTTCATCCCGAGAAACGAACTGAGCGTGGATAACGACGTGGTGCCTTCCGAGATGGTGAAGGTGGGCGACGAGATTGAAGTGGAAATTCTCAAGGTGAACGACGGCGAGGGCAACGTCCTTCTTTCCAAGAAAAACGTGGACCAGCGTAAAAACTGGAACGAGCTTGTAACGCTCTTTGAGAGCGAAACCGAGGTCGAGGGCATCGGCAAAGAGGTGGTCAAGGGCGGTCTTATTGCCAATGTTATGGGCATCCGCGCTTTCATTCCCGCCTCCCACCTCAATACTCGTTATGTGGAGAAGATCGAAAGCTATGTGGGTCAGCCCCTCCGCCTTCGTATCATCGAGCTGGACCGCAACAAGCGCCGCGTGGTGGCTTCCCAGAAGCTGGTGCTGCTGGCCGAAGCTGAAAAGAAAAAGAAGGAGCTTTGGGACAAGCTGGTGGTGGGCGAGAAGGTCAAGGGTATTGTCCGCCGCTTGACCGACTTCGGTGCATTCGTGGATATCGGAGGCCTGGATGGTCTTATTCATATCGGAGATCTGTCCTGGGGCCGTGTCCGCCATCCCTCCGATGTGATTCATATCGGAGACGAGGTGGAAGTGCTTATCCTGGCTCTGGATACCGAGCGCGAGCGCATTTCCCTGGGCTACAAGCAGACCCTTCCCAAGCCCTGGGAGACCGCGGAATCCAAGTACATCGTCGGTTCCGTGGTAGAAGGTAAAGTTGTCCGTATTGTAACCTTCGGTGCCTTTGTGGAGCTGGAGCCCGGCCTGGACGGCCTTGTACACATCTCCCAGATTGCCCGTGAACGGATCAACAAGGTGGAAGATGTGCTGCAGGTGGGTCAGATGGTTTCCGTCAAGATTCTGGATGTGGATGCTCAGAACAAGCGCATCAGCCTCAGCATCAAGGAGACCCTGCCTGAAGCCCCTGTGTCTGAAGCGGAAGCGGCCCCTGAAGAGGAGTCTCATCAGGAGTACTATCATCAAGATGAAGTGCACACCGTAACCATCGGTGACATGATCCAGCAGAAGATGCAGGAAGCTGCCGCGGACGAGAACGAAAACTAA
- a CDS encoding DNA-deoxyinosine glycosylase codes for MDARSRVLILGTMPSVASLERKQYYGHKRNQFWPMIFTLMDKPPEEAYDRRIAFALQQGIAIWDVVASCVRPGSLDSHIRDVIPNNFDGFFESWPGLRRVFFNGASALQLFKRHVGLAVLKDLPFTLLPSTSPAYTLPFEQKLQAWVQVKIELEKEM; via the coding sequence GTGGATGCAAGAAGCCGGGTGCTCATTCTGGGCACCATGCCCTCCGTGGCTTCCTTGGAGCGTAAACAATACTATGGGCACAAGCGAAATCAGTTCTGGCCCATGATCTTTACGTTGATGGACAAACCTCCGGAGGAGGCGTATGACCGGAGAATTGCCTTTGCTCTGCAGCAAGGCATTGCCATTTGGGATGTGGTGGCTAGCTGTGTCCGGCCCGGAAGCTTGGACAGTCATATTCGGGATGTTATTCCCAATAATTTTGATGGCTTTTTTGAGAGCTGGCCCGGCCTAAGGAGAGTATTTTTCAATGGTGCATCGGCTTTACAGCTTTTTAAGCGCCATGTAGGGCTCGCAGTTTTGAAGGATCTGCCCTTCACGCTTCTTCCGTCCACCAGTCCAGCCTATACTTTGCCCTTTGAACAAAAGCTGCAGGCCTGGGTACAGGTCAAAATTGAATTGGAAAAGGAGATGTAA
- the proC gene encoding pyrroline-5-carboxylate reductase encodes MARIGFIGAGNMAEAIIRGILGNRLYAGHEILVYDANPQRMDYMVETYKVVPAASNEEMAERAALLVLAVKPQVAPSVLPSVAPHIDGDQSIVSILAGWSLETLRGYFRKGSLVRVMPNMPALVGQGMSAISFEPSASEALKKTVLDIFAATGEVEVLPEHQLDAAGALSGSGPAYVACFMEALADAGVREGLPRATAYRLAAQTLKGTAAVQLETGKLPAEIKDMVCSPGGTSIVGVYELERGRMRAAVIDAVHGAVLRTKEL; translated from the coding sequence ATGGCCCGAATTGGATTTATCGGTGCAGGAAATATGGCGGAAGCTATCATTCGTGGTATCTTAGGAAACAGGCTTTATGCTGGTCATGAGATTCTCGTCTATGATGCCAATCCCCAACGAATGGATTACATGGTGGAGACCTACAAAGTGGTCCCCGCTGCAAGCAATGAGGAAATGGCGGAACGCGCCGCTCTTCTCGTCCTCGCTGTCAAACCCCAGGTAGCGCCTTCAGTTTTGCCCTCGGTAGCGCCCCATATCGATGGGGACCAAAGCATTGTATCCATCCTCGCCGGCTGGAGCCTTGAGACGCTGAGGGGGTATTTCCGCAAAGGCTCTTTGGTCCGCGTCATGCCCAACATGCCAGCCCTGGTGGGGCAGGGGATGAGTGCCATCAGTTTTGAACCCTCCGCAAGCGAAGCGTTAAAGAAGACAGTACTGGATATCTTTGCTGCAACCGGTGAGGTGGAAGTGCTCCCTGAGCATCAGCTGGATGCCGCTGGCGCCCTCAGCGGAAGCGGGCCCGCCTACGTGGCCTGCTTTATGGAGGCTTTAGCTGATGCTGGTGTGCGGGAGGGATTGCCTCGGGCTACGGCCTATCGCCTGGCCGCTCAGACTCTGAAAGGCACTGCCGCCGTACAGCTGGAAACGGGCAAACTGCCGGCGGAAATCAAGGATATGGTCTGTTCGCCTGGCGGTACCAGCATTGTGGGTGTCTATGAACTGGAAAGAGGCCGTATGCGCGCCGCGGTGATCGACGCCGTGCATGGTGCCGTGCTTCGCACCAAGGAATTATAG
- the rnhA gene encoding ribonuclease HI, producing the protein MKEVVLYTDGACSGNPGPGGWCAILLYGSHEKQLDGYVKETTNNRMELFAAIQGLEALKEPCRVKLYSDSAYLINAFEKRWIVAWQRNGWKTSQKKPVENQDLWRLLIHYAAVHNIEWIKVKGHADNAYNNRCDQVAVQNIKDHRAVE; encoded by the coding sequence ATGAAAGAAGTTGTACTGTATACCGACGGTGCATGTTCCGGAAATCCGGGACCGGGGGGCTGGTGCGCCATCCTTTTATATGGAAGTCATGAAAAGCAGTTGGATGGATATGTGAAGGAAACCACCAACAACCGAATGGAACTGTTTGCGGCGATTCAGGGTCTCGAAGCTCTAAAAGAACCGTGCAGAGTGAAGCTATACAGCGATAGTGCCTACCTGATCAATGCCTTTGAAAAACGATGGATTGTGGCCTGGCAGCGGAACGGCTGGAAAACCTCGCAGAAGAAGCCCGTGGAGAATCAGGATCTTTGGCGGCTGCTCATTCATTATGCGGCTGTGCACAATATCGAATGGATCAAGGTCAAGGGCCATGCTGACAACGCATACAACAATCGCTGTGACCAGGTGGCTGTCCAAAATATTAAGGATCACCGGGCTGTCGAATAA